A genome region from Ursus arctos isolate Adak ecotype North America unplaced genomic scaffold, UrsArc2.0 scaffold_18, whole genome shotgun sequence includes the following:
- the BAG1 gene encoding BAG family molecular chaperone regulator 1: MAAAGLSVTVTHSNEKHDLHVTPQQGCSEPIVQDLAQVVEEATGVPLPFQKLIFKGKSLKEMEKPLSALGIQNGCRVMLIGKKNSPEEEIELKKLKDLEKSVEKIAAHLEELNKELTGIQQGFLAKDLQAEALCKLDRRVKATIEQFMKILEEIDTLILPENFKDSRLKRKGLVKRIQAFLAECDTVEQNICQETERLQSTNLALAE, translated from the exons ATGGCGGCAGCCGGACTCAGCGTGACCGTCACCCACA gcaATGAGAAGCACGATCTTCATGTTACCCCGCAACAGGGCTGTAGTGAGCCAATTGTCCAAGACCTGGCCCAGGTTGTTGAAGAGGCCACAGGAGTCCCACTGCCTTTTCAGAAACTTATATTTAAGG GAAAATCTCTGAAGGAAATGGAGAAGCCATTGTCAGCACTCGGAATACAAAATGGTTGCCGAGTCATGTTAATTGGGAAGAAG AACAGTCCAGAGGAAGAGATTGAACTAAAGAAGTTGAAAGATTTGGAGAAGTCTGTGGAGAAGATAGCTGCCCACCTGGAAGAGTTGAATAAAGAGCTTACTGGAATCCAACAG GGCTTCCTGGCCAAGGATTTGCAAGCTGAAGCTCTCTGCAAACTCGATAGGAGAGTAAAAGCCACAATCGAGCAATTTATGAAGATCTTGGAAGAGATTGACACACTG ATTCTGCCGGAAAATTTCAAAGACAGTAGACTGAAAAGGAAGGGTTTGGTGAAAAGGATTCAG GCATTCCTAGCGGAGTGTGACACGGTGGAGCAGAACATCTGCCAGGAGACAGAGCGGCTACAGTCCACAAACTTGGCCCTGGCCGAGTga